One region of Gottschalkia purinilytica genomic DNA includes:
- a CDS encoding isoprenyl transferase, with protein MGKIELEKGETVDSLLKKIDMDRLPEHIAIIMDGNGRWAKKRFLPRTAGHRKGVERVKDIVKAAGNLGIKYLTVYAFSTENWKRPKDEVNSLMTLLIEFLNKELEEMHSNNIKIKVLGDLKSMPLRVRDEVEKSIEKTKNNTKMVFNIALNYGGRQEILEGIKRTVTDINNNKIKIEDLDEELFGNYLYTANQADPDILIRTSGEERISNFLLYQMAYTEFVFTDVFWPDFKEEIFYKCIIEFQHRKRRFGGI; from the coding sequence ATGGGTAAAATAGAGCTTGAAAAAGGTGAAACTGTTGACAGTCTTCTAAAGAAAATAGATATGGATAGACTTCCAGAGCATATTGCTATAATTATGGATGGAAATGGTAGATGGGCTAAAAAAAGATTTTTGCCTAGAACTGCGGGACATAGAAAAGGTGTTGAAAGAGTAAAAGACATAGTAAAGGCAGCAGGAAATTTGGGAATAAAATATCTAACTGTCTATGCATTCTCTACAGAAAATTGGAAAAGGCCTAAAGATGAAGTGAATTCACTTATGACTTTATTAATAGAATTTTTAAATAAGGAACTAGAAGAAATGCATTCAAATAACATAAAAATAAAAGTTCTAGGAGATTTAAAATCAATGCCATTAAGGGTAAGAGATGAGGTTGAAAAATCTATTGAGAAAACAAAAAATAATACTAAAATGGTATTCAATATAGCTTTAAATTATGGAGGAAGACAAGAAATTTTAGAAGGTATAAAAAGGACTGTTACAGATATAAATAATAATAAAATAAAGATAGAAGATTTGGATGAGGAATTATTTGGAAATTATTTATATACAGCTAATCAGGCAGATCCAGACATACTTATAAGAACTAGTGGAGAAGAAAGAATTAGTAATTTTTTACTCTATCAAATGGCTTATACTGAATTTGTATTTACTGATGTTTTTTGGCCGGATTTTAAAGAAGAAATATTTTATAAGTGTATAATAGAATTTCAACATAGAAAAAGAAGATTTGGAGGAATTTAG
- the tsf gene encoding translation elongation factor Ts has translation MAITAAMVKELRERSGAGMLDCKKALEETNGDVEKAIDLLREKGLSKAAKKSGRIASEGVVDSYIHGGRIGVLIEVNTETDFVAKNEDFKAFVKDMAMQVAAANPKYVSREEVCEEELDKERQILRQQALNEGKPENIVDKMVEGRIEKYFKEVCLLEQTFIKNPDVVIKDLLAEKVAKIGENIQIRRFVRFEVGEGLEKREENFAEEVAKQING, from the coding sequence ATGGCGATAACAGCTGCTATGGTAAAAGAGTTAAGAGAAAGATCGGGAGCAGGAATGCTTGATTGTAAAAAAGCGTTAGAAGAGACTAATGGAGATGTTGAAAAAGCAATAGACTTACTAAGAGAAAAAGGTCTATCAAAAGCTGCTAAAAAATCAGGAAGAATTGCTTCAGAAGGTGTGGTTGACTCTTACATACATGGAGGCAGAATAGGAGTATTAATTGAAGTTAATACTGAAACAGATTTTGTTGCTAAAAATGAAGACTTTAAGGCATTCGTTAAAGACATGGCTATGCAAGTAGCTGCGGCTAATCCAAAATATGTTTCTAGAGAAGAAGTTTGTGAAGAAGAACTAGACAAAGAGAGACAAATATTAAGACAACAAGCATTAAATGAAGGAAAACCAGAAAACATTGTTGATAAAATGGTAGAAGGTAGAATAGAAAAATACTTTAAAGAAGTATGTTTATTAGAACAAACTTTCATCAAAAATCCAGATGTTGTAATAAAAGACCTTTTAGCAGAAAAAGTAGCTAAAATAGGTGAGAATATTCAAATAAGAAGATTTGTAAGATTTGAAGTTGGTGAAGGATTAGAAAAAAGAGAAGAAAACTTTGCAGAAGAAGTAGCAAAGCAAATTAACGGCTAA
- the frr gene encoding ribosome recycling factor: protein MYLDIHKETEERMEKSLKACKDELTSIRAGRANPSLLDRVTVEYYGTQTPLNQVANISAPEPRMIVIQPWDANILGEIEKSIQKSDLGLNPTNDGKIIRLIIPQLTEERRKELIKVVKKVSENAKIAVRNQRRDANDAVKKMLKANEITEDESKQAEEKIQKITDKYIEEVDKLMTQKEKELMEV from the coding sequence ATGTATTTAGATATTCATAAAGAAACTGAAGAGAGAATGGAAAAAAGCTTAAAAGCATGTAAAGATGAATTAACTAGTATAAGAGCAGGAAGAGCTAATCCATCTTTGTTAGATAGAGTAACAGTAGAATATTATGGAACACAAACGCCTTTAAATCAAGTAGCTAATATATCAGCTCCTGAACCTAGAATGATTGTAATACAACCTTGGGATGCTAATATTTTAGGTGAAATTGAAAAATCTATACAAAAATCGGATTTAGGATTAAATCCTACAAATGATGGAAAAATAATAAGATTAATAATACCACAACTTACTGAGGAAAGAAGAAAAGAATTAATAAAAGTAGTAAAAAAGGTTTCAGAAAATGCTAAAATAGCTGTTAGAAACCAAAGAAGAGATGCTAATGATGCTGTAAAGAAAATGCTTAAAGCAAATGAGATTACTGAAGATGAGAGTAAGCAGGCAGAAGAGAAAATTCAAAAAATAACAGATAAGTATATAGAAGAAGTAGATAAACTAATGACTCAAAAAGAAAAAGAGCTTATGGAGGTTTAA
- a CDS encoding FapA family protein produces MKENYILLEGKDLDDLIKEGLNILGKDKEEVDIEVIEKGKKVLGLFSKNYKIKLTIKEKLSEEPQDSDAVALKDISDEAIKEIEEIMYDLKDSIGYFELKYKEDGVYLIVYNGDTIKVSYDDVINRIKRKEIHNCDYNKIREAVDKAEEIQVKIAPAQEEICIDSELIIDISSDKMEAYITLTSPDGGKEINFAEGLTLIKETIKIGLNIEEVEKVFKDKVYNQKIMIAHGMYPIDGVDGYVDYKFSMEKNIAPKILEDGSVDFRDLNLITNVRKGDILAELVPPKDGTDGVTVTGELIKHKKGKVDVFKYGKNISISEDNLKLISDIDGQVSLEKGKIVVLELYEIKNNVDNSTGNIDFNGSVKVNGSVLTGFEIRLDGNLEVNGVVEGANIKSGGSIIVKRGIQGYNNSEISAEGDIFAKYIENSKVYSENDVNAEAIMHSDITSKGAIVVGGKKGLIVGGACRATKEIRAKTIGSSMATSTVLEVGSDPNLRNNQELMKKEIKDVEKEIDKLEKTISLLTRLNKFNDLPEDKKETLTRALRTKLYLQEKIKNLREELKRIDKEIEYLAKGKIIVENVIYPGVKIVIGNTSMLLKEETKHCTIYRDEGEIKIGPYR; encoded by the coding sequence ATGAAAGAGAACTATATTTTACTGGAGGGGAAGGACTTAGATGACTTGATAAAAGAGGGCTTAAATATACTTGGTAAAGACAAAGAAGAAGTAGATATAGAAGTTATAGAAAAAGGCAAAAAAGTATTGGGACTATTTTCTAAAAACTATAAGATAAAGTTAACTATTAAAGAAAAGTTATCTGAAGAACCTCAAGACAGTGATGCAGTAGCTTTAAAAGATATTAGTGATGAAGCAATAAAAGAAATTGAAGAAATAATGTATGATTTAAAAGATAGCATTGGATATTTTGAACTTAAATACAAAGAAGACGGCGTATATCTAATAGTGTATAACGGAGATACAATAAAAGTAAGTTATGATGATGTAATAAATCGGATAAAAAGAAAAGAAATACATAATTGTGACTACAATAAGATAAGAGAAGCAGTAGATAAAGCAGAGGAAATACAGGTTAAAATTGCACCAGCGCAAGAGGAAATATGTATAGATTCAGAGCTTATAATTGATATATCTTCTGATAAGATGGAAGCGTATATAACGCTGACATCTCCAGATGGTGGAAAAGAAATAAACTTTGCTGAAGGATTAACTTTAATTAAAGAGACAATAAAAATAGGATTAAACATTGAAGAAGTAGAAAAGGTATTTAAAGATAAGGTCTATAATCAAAAAATTATGATAGCACATGGGATGTATCCAATAGATGGAGTGGATGGATATGTTGACTATAAATTCAGTATGGAGAAGAATATAGCTCCAAAGATATTAGAAGATGGAAGTGTAGACTTTAGAGATTTAAATCTTATAACTAATGTTAGGAAAGGCGATATCCTTGCGGAGTTAGTGCCACCTAAAGATGGAACAGATGGAGTAACTGTTACAGGTGAATTAATAAAGCATAAAAAAGGAAAAGTTGATGTTTTTAAATATGGTAAAAATATAAGTATTTCTGAAGATAATTTAAAATTAATATCTGATATTGATGGTCAAGTATCTTTAGAAAAAGGAAAAATTGTAGTACTTGAACTTTATGAAATAAAAAATAATGTGGATAACTCAACAGGTAATATAGACTTTAATGGAAGTGTTAAGGTAAATGGAAGTGTTTTAACAGGATTTGAAATAAGACTAGATGGAAATTTAGAAGTTAATGGAGTGGTAGAAGGAGCAAATATAAAGAGTGGTGGAAGTATAATCGTAAAAAGGGGGATACAAGGATACAATAACTCTGAGATATCAGCAGAAGGTGATATATTTGCTAAATATATTGAAAACAGTAAGGTGTATTCTGAAAATGATGTAAATGCAGAAGCTATAATGCATAGTGATATAACTAGTAAAGGGGCAATAGTGGTAGGAGGAAAAAAGGGACTTATAGTAGGTGGAGCTTGTAGGGCTACAAAGGAAATTCGTGCTAAGACTATAGGTTCTAGTATGGCTACATCTACAGTATTAGAAGTAGGATCAGATCCTAACCTTAGAAATAACCAAGAATTAATGAAAAAAGAAATCAAAGATGTAGAAAAAGAGATAGATAAGCTTGAAAAAACTATAAGCTTATTAACTAGATTAAATAAGTTTAATGATTTACCAGAAGATAAAAAAGAAACTCTTACAAGAGCATTAAGAACAAAATTATACCTACAAGAAAAAATAAAAAATTTAAGGGAAGAATTAAAAAGAATAGACAAGGAAATAGAATATCTAGCTAAGGGTAAAATAATAGTTGAAAACGTTATATATCCTGGAGTAAAAATAGTAATTGGAAATACTAGTATGCTTTTAAAAGAAGAAACAAAACACTGTACCATATATCGAGACGAAGGAGAAATAAAGATAGGCCCTTATAGATAA
- the rseP gene encoding RIP metalloprotease RseP, with protein MQTALAAIFVFCLIIVVHELGHFVVAKLTGVRVHEFAIGMGPKIFGIKKGETVYTLRILPIGGYVKMEGEDEDSEDEKSFGKKSIGARIAIISAGAIMNFILAIIVFTIYAYSMGVPTTTIKSVENNLPAQQAGIKKDDKIININDKKVEKWEDIKTIIGESKGKEANVTVLRDNKKLNFKIKPIVDEKDKRLIIGITPTTEKSFIGALKSGVENVIFVLGMMIQFIAKLFQGNIGSNDISGPVGIVYAVGEVAKSGWLSVLYLAGFISINLGFFNLLPIPALDGGRLVFLFIELLRGKPINPEKEGFVHFIGLVLLLALGVFVAYKDLIRFDIL; from the coding sequence ATGCAAACTGCATTAGCAGCTATATTTGTGTTTTGTTTGATTATTGTAGTGCATGAACTTGGACATTTTGTAGTAGCAAAATTGACAGGGGTTAGAGTACATGAATTTGCTATTGGTATGGGACCTAAGATATTTGGAATAAAAAAAGGGGAGACGGTTTACACATTAAGAATCCTTCCTATAGGAGGATATGTAAAAATGGAAGGTGAAGATGAAGATTCAGAAGATGAAAAAAGCTTTGGAAAGAAATCAATAGGAGCGAGAATAGCTATAATATCTGCTGGAGCTATTATGAATTTTATACTTGCAATAATTGTATTTACAATATACGCTTACAGCATGGGAGTTCCTACTACTACAATAAAAAGTGTAGAGAATAATTTACCTGCTCAACAAGCGGGTATAAAAAAAGATGATAAAATAATAAATATAAATGATAAAAAAGTTGAAAAATGGGAAGACATAAAAACTATTATAGGAGAATCAAAAGGAAAGGAAGCTAATGTTACAGTACTAAGAGATAATAAGAAGCTTAATTTTAAGATTAAACCTATAGTAGACGAAAAAGATAAAAGACTTATAATAGGAATTACCCCTACAACAGAAAAATCATTTATAGGAGCTTTAAAAAGTGGAGTAGAGAATGTAATATTTGTTCTCGGAATGATGATACAATTTATAGCAAAACTTTTCCAGGGAAATATTGGATCTAATGATATATCAGGTCCTGTTGGAATAGTTTATGCAGTTGGAGAAGTTGCAAAGTCAGGATGGTTATCTGTATTATATTTAGCAGGATTTATTAGTATCAATTTAGGTTTTTTCAACTTATTACCTATTCCTGCTTTAGACGGTGGACGATTAGTGTTTCTATTTATAGAACTGTTAAGAGGAAAACCTATAAATCCAGAAAAAGAAGGATTTGTTCACTTTATAGGACTTGTACTTCTTTTAGCATTAGGAGTGTTTGTTGCTTATAAAGACTTAATTAGGTTTGATATACTTTAG
- a CDS encoding phosphatidate cytidylyltransferase, producing the protein MKTRIISGAIGFVLLLAVVIKGGILLDLSILIISLVGLYEFHNAVKKINDLKPLEFVNYLFTIGIFLLTVINKNMYFKGLLFLYLIIILSSLVLKTKFNVNDIAITIFGAMYVSFFLSHMYLLNGKVHIWLVFIIAWGTDTFAYFSGVLFGKRKLYPTLSPKKTVEGSIGGIIGSLLVTLIFSIYFKLENIHLLLILSVIASIMSQIGDLTASRIKRIAGIKDYGNIMPGHGGILDRFDSILFTTPIVYYYITYLL; encoded by the coding sequence ATGAAAACTAGAATAATATCTGGAGCAATAGGATTTGTATTATTACTGGCAGTAGTTATAAAGGGTGGTATTCTATTAGACTTATCTATCTTAATAATATCTTTAGTAGGTCTTTATGAATTTCATAATGCTGTTAAAAAGATAAATGACTTAAAGCCTTTAGAATTTGTAAACTACTTATTCACTATAGGGATATTCTTGCTAACAGTTATAAATAAGAATATGTACTTTAAAGGACTATTATTTTTATATCTTATAATAATATTAAGTTCATTAGTTTTAAAAACAAAGTTTAATGTTAATGATATAGCTATAACAATATTTGGAGCAATGTATGTATCATTTTTCCTTTCTCATATGTATCTATTAAATGGAAAAGTTCACATATGGTTGGTTTTCATAATAGCATGGGGAACTGATACCTTCGCATATTTTTCAGGAGTTTTATTTGGTAAAAGGAAGCTTTATCCTACATTAAGCCCCAAGAAAACTGTAGAGGGCTCTATTGGAGGGATAATAGGAAGTTTATTAGTAACTCTAATCTTTTCAATTTATTTTAAATTAGAAAATATCCATTTGTTGTTAATACTAAGTGTAATAGCTTCTATAATGTCTCAAATAGGAGATTTAACAGCATCTAGAATAAAAAGGATTGCAGGAATAAAGGACTATGGTAATATAATGCCAGGACATGGAGGCATTTTAGATAGATTTGATAGCATACTTTTCACTACTCCTATAGTATATTATTATATAACTTATTTATTATAG
- the rpsB gene encoding 30S ribosomal protein S2 produces the protein MSVITMKSLLEAGVHFGHQTRRWNPKMAQYIFTERNGIYIIDLQKTVGKVEAAYQFIKEIAEDGGEILFVGTKKQAQESIESEAKRCGMHFVNQRWLGGMLTNYKTIRKRIERLQELQKMEEDGTFDVLPKKEVIKLKNEAEKLEKFLGGIKDMEKTPDALFVVDPRKEKIAVKEAKILGIPVVGIVDTNCDPDEVDYVIPGNDDAIRAVKLLTETISNAILEGKQGEQVEN, from the coding sequence ATGTCAGTAATAACAATGAAAAGTTTATTAGAAGCAGGTGTTCATTTTGGACATCAAACTAGAAGATGGAATCCTAAAATGGCTCAATATATCTTCACAGAAAGAAATGGAATTTACATTATTGACCTACAAAAAACAGTTGGGAAAGTTGAAGCTGCTTATCAATTTATAAAAGAGATTGCAGAAGACGGTGGAGAAATATTATTTGTAGGAACTAAAAAACAAGCTCAAGAATCAATAGAGAGTGAAGCTAAAAGATGTGGAATGCATTTCGTAAATCAAAGATGGTTAGGTGGTATGTTAACTAACTACAAAACTATCAGAAAAAGAATAGAGAGACTTCAAGAACTTCAAAAGATGGAAGAAGATGGAACTTTTGATGTACTTCCTAAGAAAGAAGTTATAAAATTAAAAAATGAAGCTGAAAAGCTTGAAAAATTCTTAGGTGGTATAAAGGATATGGAGAAAACTCCAGATGCTTTATTTGTTGTGGATCCAAGAAAAGAAAAAATTGCTGTTAAAGAAGCAAAAATATTAGGTATACCTGTTGTTGGTATAGTAGATACTAACTGTGATCCAGATGAAGTTGATTATGTAATCCCAGGAAATGATGATGCAATAAGAGCCGTAAAACTACTTACTGAAACTATATCTAATGCAATTTTAGAAGGTAAGCAAGGCGAACAAGTAGAAAACTAG
- the pyrH gene encoding UMP kinase, with the protein MNEPKYKRVILKLSGEALSGGKGFGIDEETIMGIAKQIKRVQEMNVEVAIVVGGGNFWRGRSTEGMDRATSDYMGMLGTTINALGLQDALERIGVMTRVQTAIEMRQIAEPYIKRKAIRHLEKGRVVIFAAGSGNPFFSTDTTAALRAAEIEAEVILLAKKGVDGVYDSDPRINTSAKKLDHLNYIDVLNMGLGVMDSTATSLCMDNKIPLVVFGIDDSDNIVRVISGEKIGTQVKEA; encoded by the coding sequence ATGAATGAGCCTAAATATAAAAGAGTAATACTTAAACTAAGTGGAGAAGCTTTATCAGGTGGAAAAGGATTTGGAATAGATGAAGAAACTATCATGGGTATAGCAAAACAGATAAAAAGAGTTCAGGAAATGAATGTTGAAGTAGCTATTGTAGTTGGGGGAGGTAACTTCTGGAGAGGTAGAAGTACTGAAGGAATGGATAGAGCTACATCTGACTATATGGGAATGTTAGGGACAACCATAAATGCACTAGGACTCCAAGATGCTCTTGAGAGAATAGGAGTTATGACTAGAGTTCAAACAGCTATAGAAATGAGACAAATAGCGGAACCTTATATAAAAAGAAAGGCTATAAGACACTTAGAAAAAGGTAGAGTAGTTATATTTGCTGCAGGCTCAGGTAATCCTTTCTTTTCAACTGATACTACAGCAGCATTAAGAGCTGCAGAAATAGAAGCAGAAGTAATCTTACTTGCTAAAAAGGGAGTAGATGGAGTTTATGACTCTGATCCTCGTATAAATACAAGTGCTAAAAAGTTAGATCACTTGAATTATATAGATGTTTTAAATATGGGGCTAGGAGTAATGGATTCTACGGCTACGTCTCTTTGTATGGATAACAAAATTCCACTAGTAGTTTTTGGAATAGATGATTCAGATAACATTGTAAGAGTTATTTCTGGCGAAAAAATAGGTACTCAAGTAAAGGAGGCATAA
- a CDS encoding AI-2E family transporter: protein MKRLFVYIGYSILITLISYFVYVHMFNLIFPFLLAYIFSIMLEPIVSIISEKFKMETGYATIFILTGVTILLVTLCYILMYNIFTESMKLIDNLPYIIEKATDYLENKVYYFNIQSSINIDMVSLLKDNVLKLSTEILNILNFVRKYLLDLLYSFPKIIIFWIIVYSTTYFLLKDKDRYVNKYLNYNDKYITIINKIKNNLITTLNKLILGELIIILLSVIITIVGFKILNMKYSIIMGILTGLLDFIPFIGPAIIYIPWIAYLIISGAIYKAIGLGILFIILILIRQILQIKLLNMQFKIHPIIMLISIYIGIEIFGATGIIIGPIIIIFIKETIGYIVV, encoded by the coding sequence TTGAAAAGATTATTTGTATACATAGGTTATAGTATATTGATTACTTTGATAAGTTACTTTGTATATGTACACATGTTTAATTTAATTTTTCCTTTTTTATTAGCATATATTTTTTCTATAATGCTTGAGCCTATAGTAAGTATTATAAGTGAAAAATTCAAGATGGAAACAGGATATGCTACTATATTTATATTAACAGGAGTAACTATTTTACTTGTTACTCTTTGTTACATATTAATGTATAATATATTTACAGAAAGTATGAAGCTTATAGATAATTTACCGTATATAATTGAAAAAGCAACAGACTATTTAGAAAACAAAGTATACTATTTTAACATTCAAAGTTCTATTAATATAGATATGGTGAGTTTGTTAAAGGATAATGTCTTAAAATTATCAACAGAAATCTTAAATATATTAAATTTTGTTAGAAAATATTTATTAGATCTTTTATACTCTTTTCCTAAAATAATTATATTTTGGATAATAGTATATTCTACAACTTATTTTCTACTTAAGGATAAAGATAGATATGTTAACAAATATTTAAACTATAATGATAAATATATAACTATAATCAATAAAATAAAAAATAATCTTATAACAACTTTAAATAAATTAATATTGGGAGAATTGATAATAATATTATTATCGGTTATTATTACTATAGTAGGTTTTAAAATACTAAATATGAAATACAGTATTATAATGGGAATACTTACTGGATTATTAGACTTTATACCTTTTATAGGGCCTGCTATAATATACATACCTTGGATAGCTTATTTAATTATAAGTGGCGCAATATACAAAGCAATAGGTTTAGGGATTTTGTTTATAATATTAATTTTGATTAGACAGATTTTACAAATAAAGTTACTAAATATGCAATTTAAAATACATCCGATTATTATGCTGATATCTATCTACATAGGAATAGAAATATTCGGGGCTACAGGTATTATTATAGGACCTATTATTATAATATTTATAAAAGAAACTATAGGATATATAGTCGTTTAG
- the ispG gene encoding flavodoxin-dependent (E)-4-hydroxy-3-methylbut-2-enyl-diphosphate synthase: MRRETKKLFYGKVGIGGDSPISVQSMTNTDTRDIKSTINQIKRLEKEGCDLIRVAVLDNDAAIAIKDIKKGINIPIISDIHFDYRLALEAIKSGVDGLRINPGNIGDKKKVEEVVKACKERQVPIRIGVNSGSISKEVLEKFGGVNEDSMVYSAMEHVRILEELDYTNIKISLKATDVRLTVKAYEKISNMVNYPLHVGITEAGTPWSGTIKSSIGIGSLLLRGIGDTIRVSLTGDPVEEVKVGKQILRTLGILKDKIEIISCPTCGRTQIDLINLANRVEERLKDIYKPIKVAIMGCAVNGPGEAREADIGIAGGKGCGLIFKKGKIIKKVKEEDLLDELVREIDKL; encoded by the coding sequence ATGAGAAGAGAGACTAAGAAACTTTTTTATGGAAAAGTAGGAATAGGAGGAGATTCTCCTATATCTGTACAGTCAATGACAAATACTGATACAAGAGATATTAAATCTACTATTAATCAAATTAAGAGATTAGAAAAAGAAGGATGTGACTTAATAAGAGTCGCTGTTTTAGATAATGATGCCGCAATTGCAATAAAAGATATAAAAAAAGGGATAAATATACCTATAATTTCTGATATACATTTCGACTATAGATTAGCTTTAGAAGCCATAAAAAGTGGTGTAGATGGATTGAGAATTAACCCAGGAAATATAGGAGATAAGAAAAAGGTAGAGGAAGTAGTAAAAGCTTGTAAAGAAAGACAAGTACCTATAAGAATAGGTGTTAATTCTGGATCTATAAGTAAAGAGGTTCTTGAAAAGTTTGGTGGAGTAAATGAGGATTCTATGGTATATAGTGCTATGGAACATGTAAGAATACTTGAAGAGTTAGATTATACTAATATAAAAATATCTTTGAAAGCGACAGATGTGAGACTTACAGTAAAAGCATATGAAAAAATATCAAATATGGTGAATTACCCATTACATGTAGGTATAACAGAGGCTGGAACTCCATGGAGTGGAACAATAAAATCTTCAATAGGAATAGGATCTCTTTTACTTAGAGGAATAGGAGATACTATCAGAGTTTCTTTAACAGGCGATCCTGTTGAAGAAGTAAAAGTAGGAAAACAAATATTGAGGACTTTGGGAATATTAAAAGACAAGATAGAGATTATATCTTGTCCTACCTGTGGAAGAACTCAAATTGATTTAATAAATTTGGCAAATAGAGTAGAAGAAAGACTTAAGGATATTTATAAACCAATTAAAGTTGCAATAATGGGCTGTGCTGTTAATGGTCCAGGAGAAGCTAGAGAGGCAGATATAGGCATAGCAGGTGGTAAAGGCTGTGGTCTTATCTTTAAAAAAGGAAAAATAATAAAGAAAGTTAAAGAAGAGGATCTATTAGACGAATTAGTAAGAGAAATAGACAAATTATAG
- a CDS encoding 1-deoxy-D-xylulose-5-phosphate reductoisomerase — protein MNTLKNISILGSTGSIGTQSLDVVRNNKGFKVVALSTNTNIELLEKQALEFKPKIVAVANEYKGKILKDRLKGHNIKVEIGMNGLISVATEQTADVVITSVVGMVGLLPTLEAIKCGKTIALANKETLVTAGEIVIEEARKEGVNIIPVDSEHSAIFQCLQSGKYEEIEKIILTASGGPFRGKNKQFLEKVTKEDALKHPNWSMGKKITIDSATLMNKGLEVIEAKWLFNIDVDMIDVVVHPQSIVHSMVEFRDGSIIAQMGAPDMKVPIQYALTYPDRLSNDVNKLKLTEVGTLSFEPPSTKDFPCLQLAIEAIKIGGTMPAVLNAVNEIAVDMFLNDKIRFLDIPCIIEKLMGLHKTIKKPSLEEIIQSDNWARNNAKSYLTR, from the coding sequence GTGAATACTTTGAAAAATATAAGCATACTAGGATCGACGGGTTCTATAGGAACTCAGTCTTTAGATGTAGTAAGAAATAATAAAGGATTTAAAGTAGTAGCACTATCAACAAATACAAATATAGAATTACTAGAGAAGCAAGCATTAGAATTCAAACCTAAAATAGTAGCAGTAGCAAATGAATATAAAGGAAAAATTTTAAAAGATAGACTAAAAGGACATAATATAAAAGTAGAGATAGGAATGAATGGACTTATATCTGTAGCTACAGAACAAACCGCAGATGTTGTTATAACTTCTGTTGTAGGTATGGTTGGTCTTTTACCTACTTTAGAAGCTATTAAATGTGGTAAAACTATAGCTCTTGCAAATAAAGAAACTCTTGTTACAGCAGGAGAAATTGTAATTGAAGAGGCAAGAAAAGAAGGCGTAAATATAATACCAGTAGACAGTGAACATTCAGCTATTTTTCAATGTCTACAAAGCGGAAAATATGAAGAAATAGAAAAGATTATATTGACAGCTTCAGGAGGACCTTTTAGAGGAAAAAATAAACAATTTTTAGAAAAAGTAACAAAAGAGGACGCTTTGAAGCATCCTAATTGGTCAATGGGAAAAAAAATAACTATAGATTCTGCTACTTTAATGAATAAAGGACTTGAAGTAATAGAAGCTAAATGGTTGTTTAATATAGATGTAGATATGATAGATGTCGTTGTGCATCCACAAAGTATAGTTCATTCTATGGTAGAGTTTAGAGATGGAAGTATAATAGCTCAAATGGGAGCTCCTGATATGAAAGTACCTATTCAATATGCTTTAACTTATCCTGACAGATTAAGTAATGATGTTAATAAACTAAAGCTAACAGAAGTAGGAACGCTAAGTTTTGAGCCTCCAAGTACAAAAGATTTTCCTTGTTTACAATTAGCTATAGAGGCAATAAAAATTGGAGGAACTATGCCTGCCGTTTTAAACGCAGTTAATGAGATAGCTGTAGATATGTTTCTAAATGATAAAATTAGATTTTTGGATATACCATGTATAATAGAAAAGTTAATGGGCTTACACAAAACGATAAAAAAACCTTCATTAGAAGAAATTATACAAAGTGATAATTGGGCGAGGAATAATGCTAAATCATATTTAACTAGATAA